A stretch of the Takifugu flavidus isolate HTHZ2018 chromosome 1, ASM371156v2, whole genome shotgun sequence genome encodes the following:
- the lrrc4bb gene encoding leucine-rich repeat-containing protein 4B yields the protein MRLVMVTGPCTPSPLLWLVQVLLWFHSHGPHLTEAAPPCPSLCTCSNQASRVICTRKSLDQVPDSISENTRYLNLQENTIQVIKSDSFKHLRHLEILQLSKNQIRQIEVGAFTGLPNLNTLELFDNRLTVVPSQAFEYLSKLRELWLRNNPIETLPAFAFHRVPSLRRLDLGELRKLDFISEAAFEGLINLRFLNLGMCGLKDIPNLTPLVRLEELELSGNQLGIVRPGSFQGLVSLRKLWLMHSRVSVIERNAFDDLKNLEELNLSHNSLHSLPHDLFTPLHQLERVHLNHNPWVCNCDVLWLSWWLKETVPSNTTCCARCHAPPGLKGKYIGELDQSHFVCYAPVIVEPPTDLNVTEGMAAELKCRTGTSMTSVNWFTPNGTLMTHGSYRVRISVLHDGTLNFTNVTMQDTGQYTCMVTNSAGNTTASAVLNVSASDPSNSYSYFTTVTVETVETVRGDEENSARQYVNETFIDFPNPTVQRGVIDGQPGITISPSLSSLSSLSPGSNRINNNAVTVSNIDVTNIPGLDDVMKTTKIIIGCFVAITFMAAVMLVVFYKLRKQHQLHKHHGPARAIEIVNVEDEIGAGAGSGISGGSTMKSGTVGEGTLRIHHPEMSCLPNIGRTDTLNHYYKTHHFNNNVMGLSIGPEGMGPGGILSNKNQQVQEIPISCTSVPISTSNLLSSSGNGVSINSSLSPPLPMSLPMPTMGLHGSIKGFMGQNQNPQLEPLLFKGNSKENVQETQI from the exons ATGCGTCTTGTCATGGTGACCGGCCCCTgcaccccttcccccctcctttGGTTGGTCCAGGTTTTGTTGTGGTTCCACAGCCATGGGCCTCATCTGACAGAGGCAGCGCCCCCGTGCCCCTCCCTCTGTACATGCTCCAACCAGGCAAGCCGGGTCATCTGTACAAGGAAGAGCCTCGATCAGGTCCCGGACAGTATATCAGAGAACACCAGATACCTCAACCTACAGGAGAACACAATTCAG GTGATCAAGTCGGACTCGTTCAAGCACCTGCGGCATTTGGAAATCCTCCAGCTTTCCAAAAACCAAATCCGGCAAATTGAGGTGGGAGCATTCACCGGCCTTCCTAACCTCAACACGTTGGAGCTTTTTGACAACCGTCTCACGGTGGTGCCGTCTCAAGCCTTCGAGTACCTCAGCAAGCTAAGGGAACTATGGTTACGAAACAACCCCATCGAGACTCTGCCGGCTTTTGCCTTTCATCGCGTTCCCTCTTTACGTCGTCTCGATCTAGGGGAGCTCAGGAAGCTGGATTTCATCTCAGAGGCTGCCTTTGAAGGTCTGATCAACTTACGCTTCTTGAATCTTGGCATGTGCGGCTTGAAGGACATCCCGAACCTCACACCACTTGTGCGACTAGAGGAGTTGGAGTTGTCCGGGAACCAACTGGGGATAGTCAGGCCTGGGTCTTTCCAGGGCTTAGTTTCTCTCCGTAAACTGTGGCTAATGCACTCCAGAGTCTCAGTTATTGAACGCAATGCTTTTGATGACCTCAAaaacctggaggagctcaaccTCTCCCACAACTCTCTCCATTCTTTGCCCCATGATCTCTTCACTCCTTTGCACCAGCTGGAGAGGGTTCATCTCAATCACAATCCCTGGGTATGCAACTGTGATGTTCTGTGGCTCAGCTGGTGGCTAAAAGAAACGGTTCCCAGCAACACCACGTGTTGTGCTCGCTGCCACGCGCCCCCTGGGCTCAAGGGAAAATACATAGGGGAGCTGGACCAGAGCCATTTTGTCTGCTACGCCCCTGTGATCGTTGAGCCACCCACTGACCTTAATGTCACCGAGGGCATGGCTGCTGAGCTCAAATGTCGCACTGGAACCTCAATGACCTCTGTGAATTGGTTCACTCCGAATGGCACTCTGATGACCCACGGATCGTACCGAGTCAGGATCTCAGTACTTCATGATGGAACGCTTAACTTCACAAATGTGACCATGCAAGACACAGGCCAGTACACTTGCATGGTAACCAACTCTGCCGGAAACACAACCGCATCTGCTGTGCTCAATGTGTCGGCTTCAGATCCCAGCAACAGCTACAGCTATTTCACTACGGTCACCGTGGAGACAGTGGAGACAGTCAGAGGTGATGAGGAAAATTCAGCAAGACAGTACGTGAACGAGACCTTCATAGATTTTCCGAATCCTACTGTCCAGAGAGGGGTGATAGATGGACAACCTGGCATCACTATATCAccgtccctctcctccctttcatCACTGTCCCCAGGATCCAACCGCATCAATAACAATGCAGTGACCGTGTCCAACATAGATGTGACCAATATTCCAGGCCTCGACGACGTTATGAAAACCACAAAGATCATCATCGGTTGTTTTGTGGCTATAACCTTTATGGCGGCTGTCATGTTGGTGGTTTTCTATAAACTCCGGAAGCAGCACCAGCTACACAAACACCATGGGCCGGCCAGAGCCATCGAAATTGTCAATGTGGAAGATGAGATCGGAGCTGGGGCTGGGAGCGGGATCTCAGGGGGTTCTACGATGAAGTCCGGCACCGTTGGAGAAGGAACCCTAAGAATACATCATCCAGAAATGTCCTGCCTTCCCAATATTGGTCGCACAGATACTCTGAACCATTATTACAAGACCCATCATTTCAACAACAACGTAATGGGTCTCAGTATCGGCCCCGAAGGGATGGGACCAGGAGGGATCCTGAGTAACAAAAACCAGCAAGTCCAGGAAATCCCCATCTCTTGCACCTCGGTCCCGATCTCCACCTCTAATTTGCTTTCCTCATCAGGCAACGGCGTCAGCATCAACAGTTCTTTGTCCCCACCTCTTCCAATGTCTCTCCCCATGCCTACCATGGGACTACATGGATCCATCAAGGGTTTCATGGGCCAGAACCAGAATCCACAATTGGAGCCCCTTCTCTTCAAAGGAAACTCAAAGGAAAATGTCCAAGAGacccagatttaa
- the LOC130528659 gene encoding heparan sulfate glucosamine 3-O-sulfotransferase 2-like: protein MACALLFSRLLPISHRLTRTSVCVFSLFLSYVCYCLLFPADTIIQRSVDVTLSCQRVPTQGAKMRIRKSLSCVSPSDVRPTTGEEARLKGAQSPPSGVQVARNDTPSPPMSNLKFGNKKLPNAIIVGVKKGGTRAVLEFIRIHPDVRAAGTETHFFDRNYDRGLEWYRALMPRTLESQITMEKTPSYFVTKDTPHRISAMSRDTKLIVVVRDPVTRAISDYTQTLSKTPDLPSFQELAFRNQSLGIVDTSWNAIRIGLYVLHLENWLRYFPLAQIHFVSGERLITDPAGELARVQDFLGLKRIVTDKHFYFNRTKGFPCLKKPESSGSPRCLGKSKGRTHVQIDRDAIEQLRDFYRPFNVRFYETVGHDFKWE, encoded by the exons ATGGCATGCGCGCTCCTCTTCAGTCGACTTCTTCCTATCTCTCATCGGCTCACCAGAACATCCGTTTGCGTCTTCTCGCTGTTCCTGTCTTATGTGTGCTACTGTCTACTTTTTCCTGCCGACACCATCATCCAGAGATCAGTTGATGTGACGCTCAGCTGCCAGCGCGTCCCGACGCAAGGAGCCAAAATGCGCATTCGGAAATCTCTGTCTTGCGTCTCTCCGTCGGACGTGAGACCGACCACCGGTGAGGAAGCTCGGCTGAAAGGCGCCCAAAGTCCCCCCTCAGGTGTTCAGGTGGCCAGGAACGACACACCCAGTCCTCCCATGAGCAATTTAAAGTTCGGGAATAAAAAGTTGCCAAATGCCATTATAGTCGGCGTAAAGAAGGGCGGAACCAGAGCTGTGCTGGAGTTCATAAGAATCCACCCAGATGTGCGAGCTGCTGGTACTGAGACGCACTTCTTCGACAGGAACTATGACAGAGGACTGGAGTGGTACAG AGCGCTGATGCCGAGGACTCTTGAAAGCCAAATCACGATGGAGAAGACACCAAGCTACTTTGTAACAAAGGACACGCCACACCGGATTTCCGCTATGTCCCGTGACACCAAGCTGATCGTGGTGGTTCGGGACCCTGTCACCCGTGCAATATCTGACTATACTCAGACTTTATCCAAAACCCCCGACCTGCCTAGTTTCCAGGAGCTGGCCTTCAGAAACCAGAGCCTGGGAATCGTGGACACATCCTGGAATGCCATTCGGATTGGACTCTACGTTCTACACCTGGAAAACTGGCTCCGATACTTCCCCCTGGCTCAGATCCACTTTGTGAGTGGGGAGCGCCTTATCACAGACCCGGCAGGGGAGCTGGCACGGGTGCAGGACTTCCTGGGTTTAAAGCGTATCGTCACGGACAAGCACTTCTATTTCAACCGCACCAAAGGCTTTCCTTGCCTGAAGAAGCCGGAAAGCAGCGGTTCACCACGTTGTCTCGGCAAATCCAAGGGCAGAACTCACGTGCAGATAGACAGAGACGCTATCGAGCAACTGAGAGACTTCTACAGACCTTTTAATGTCAGGTTTTATGAAACGGTGGGTCACGATTTTAAGTGGGAGTAG